Proteins from a single region of Macaca fascicularis isolate 582-1 chromosome 17, T2T-MFA8v1.1:
- the FAM216B gene encoding protein FAM216B, with translation TIGKNWKRQQKLWNVPQLPFIRVPHSIYDTSLLKDLNQGQQRYFYSIMRIYNSRPQWEALQTRYIHSLQHQQLLGNFSHFFPLRYITQREALSYALVLRDSTKRASAKVAPQRTISRKTSAMTRRCPSVLPVSVVLLRAQSKRGQMLRN, from the exons ACGATaggaaaaaactggaaaagacAACAAAAGCTCTGGAATGTTCCACAGCTTCCTTTCATTAGAGTTCCTCACTCCATCTATGACACTTCCTTACTAAAG GACCTCAACCAAGGGCAACAGCGCTACTTTTACAGCATTATGAGGATTTACAACTCCAGGCCCCAGTGGGAGGCCTTGCAGACCCGCTACATTCACAGCCTTCAGCACCAACAGCTGCTTGGTAA tttctctcatttctttcccTTACGCTATATTACTCAGCGGGAAGCCTTGTCTTATGCTCTTGTGCTTAGAGATTCAACCAAGAGAGCCTCAGCCAAGGTAGCTCCTCAAAGAACCATTTCACGGAAAACTTCAGCCATGACAAGAAGATGTCCATCAGTACTACCTGTATCTGTGGTTCTACTTAGGGCCCAAAGTAAAAGGGGCCAAATGCTCAGGAACTGA